One Candidatus Paceibacterota bacterium genomic window carries:
- a CDS encoding prolyl oligopeptidase family serine peptidase — translation MRHLYRTRIDDEILAEFLPPSTPQKRTEERTRVLILAQGIPSIPYKDDVIQYWSEQGYFVVFPRYRGTWESRGSFLKESPTKDVTDTVNAVFHPLRDIYSGEEFTIVPDAVYVLGSSFGGPAALFSSSDPRVTKVIGLSSVIDWRIPTPAESNDALKQFITEGFGPTYRFDDTDWAKLEEDTHFYNPITMQDRIDPEKVLLIHAEDDPFCPAQALKTFAKETGVTTELYAQGGHLGISDTCTLEIRTRIKAWFQ, via the coding sequence ATGAGGCATCTTTATCGAACACGAATAGATGATGAGATCCTGGCAGAATTCTTACCCCCTTCAACTCCTCAAAAACGAACAGAGGAACGAACACGAGTATTGATCCTCGCTCAAGGGATCCCAAGTATTCCGTACAAAGATGATGTTATACAGTACTGGTCAGAGCAAGGATATTTTGTTGTATTTCCACGCTACCGTGGCACCTGGGAGAGCCGAGGATCGTTTTTAAAAGAATCACCGACCAAAGATGTCACCGACACAGTTAACGCCGTTTTTCACCCCCTACGAGATATTTATTCCGGCGAAGAGTTCACTATTGTGCCGGACGCGGTATATGTTCTCGGTTCAAGTTTCGGCGGGCCGGCCGCATTGTTCAGCTCTTCTGATCCGCGTGTCACTAAAGTGATCGGCCTCTCGTCGGTTATTGATTGGCGAATACCGACTCCTGCGGAAAGTAACGATGCTCTCAAACAATTTATCACTGAAGGATTTGGTCCGACGTATCGTTTTGACGATACAGACTGGGCTAAACTGGAAGAAGATACACATTTTTATAACCCGATCACTATGCAGGACAGGATCGATCCTGAGAAAGTATTACTGATCCATGCTGAGGACGATCCATTTTGCCCTGCACAAGCACTCAAAACATTTGCAAAAGAAACAGGAGTAACAACAGAGCTCTACGCGCAAGGAGGTCACTTGGGGATATCTGACACATGCACTCTAGAGATACGTACCCGAATCAAAGCATGGTTCCAATAA
- the dnaK gene encoding molecular chaperone DnaK: protein MGKILGIDLGTTNSAMAIMEAGEPKIIENAEGNRTTPSIVAISKGGERLVGQLAKRQAVTNPENTVFGIKRFIGHDFDDTAVQRDKDIVPYTIEKSGQGGVEITLGGKKYRPEEISAMILQKMKTDAEAKLGETITEAVITVPAYFNDSQRKATKDAGKIAGLDVKRIINEPTAAALSYGFNEKKDQKIAVFDFGGGTFDMSILEVGDEVVEVKATEGDSHLGGKDIDQRIIDHLVNEFKKESGIDISKDKLALQRLDESAEKAKIELSSTQESEVNIPFITSDADGPKHLMIKLTRSKLEELAQEFIDRAMTITENSLKSSKFSKDDIDEVVLVGGQTRMPKIQERVKEFFGKEPNKTINPDEVVALGAAIQGGIIGGDVKDVLLLDVTPLTLGIETMGGVSTPLIERNSTIPTQQTQTFSTAADNQPSVEIHVLQGERPMAADNKSLGRFILDGIPPAPRGTPQIEVSFDVDANGILNVTAKDKASGKEQSIRIEATSGLSEEDIQKMQKEAEEHADEDKKRKEAVEARNIAEQLIYTAEKSLSEHKDKVPGDVQKSIQEKIDAAKAARDKEDNDAAVIQQATEELSAELQKIGQHVQQESANAEAQSQPKADSDQSKTDENVRDAEYEENADENKSEDNDSNEESKGESEQKDK, encoded by the coding sequence ATGGGAAAGATACTTGGAATCGATCTTGGAACAACAAACTCAGCCATGGCCATTATGGAGGCCGGCGAACCGAAGATCATTGAGAATGCCGAGGGCAATCGAACAACTCCATCGATAGTAGCGATATCTAAAGGAGGCGAACGGCTTGTGGGACAGCTAGCAAAACGCCAGGCGGTCACTAATCCGGAAAACACTGTTTTCGGTATCAAGCGATTTATCGGACACGACTTCGATGATACTGCGGTACAGCGAGATAAAGATATTGTTCCGTACACTATTGAGAAATCCGGCCAGGGAGGCGTTGAGATCACCCTGGGAGGCAAGAAATACCGACCTGAAGAGATCTCCGCAATGATCCTTCAGAAAATGAAGACGGATGCGGAAGCAAAACTTGGCGAGACCATCACGGAGGCAGTAATTACCGTTCCTGCGTACTTTAACGACTCACAACGCAAGGCGACCAAGGACGCCGGAAAGATCGCCGGGCTTGACGTAAAGCGTATTATAAACGAACCGACCGCAGCTGCGCTCTCGTACGGTTTTAATGAGAAGAAGGATCAGAAAATAGCAGTCTTTGACTTTGGAGGCGGAACGTTCGACATGTCTATCCTGGAAGTAGGAGATGAGGTGGTTGAAGTAAAAGCCACCGAAGGAGACAGCCACCTAGGTGGTAAGGATATTGACCAACGGATAATCGATCACCTGGTCAACGAGTTCAAAAAAGAAAGCGGGATCGATATTAGCAAGGACAAACTTGCTCTCCAGCGACTTGATGAGTCTGCCGAAAAAGCTAAGATTGAACTCTCATCTACACAGGAATCAGAAGTCAATATTCCGTTCATTACCTCAGATGCCGACGGCCCAAAGCACCTGATGATCAAATTAACTCGATCTAAACTCGAAGAGCTTGCTCAAGAATTTATTGACCGAGCAATGACCATTACTGAAAACTCACTCAAGAGTTCAAAATTCTCAAAAGATGATATAGACGAAGTTGTTCTGGTCGGCGGACAAACACGAATGCCGAAGATCCAGGAGCGCGTTAAGGAATTCTTTGGTAAAGAGCCAAATAAGACCATCAACCCGGACGAGGTTGTGGCACTCGGCGCGGCTATTCAGGGCGGTATTATCGGTGGTGATGTTAAAGACGTCCTGTTGCTCGATGTAACACCGCTCACGCTCGGTATAGAGACCATGGGGGGTGTATCAACGCCGTTGATCGAGCGTAACTCGACCATCCCAACTCAGCAAACGCAGACATTCTCTACGGCTGCAGATAACCAGCCATCTGTAGAGATCCATGTTCTTCAAGGCGAACGCCCGATGGCGGCAGACAACAAATCACTGGGTCGCTTTATTCTCGACGGTATCCCTCCGGCACCGCGAGGCACTCCTCAGATCGAAGTATCCTTTGATGTTGACGCAAACGGCATACTGAACGTAACCGCCAAAGACAAGGCAAGCGGGAAAGAGCAGTCTATCCGGATCGAGGCAACTTCCGGTCTCTCAGAGGAGGATATTCAAAAAATGCAGAAAGAAGCCGAGGAACACGCTGACGAAGACAAGAAACGCAAAGAGGCTGTCGAAGCACGCAATATTGCTGAGCAACTGATCTATACGGCTGAAAAATCACTTAGTGAACACAAAGACAAGGTACCAGGGGACGTACAGAAATCTATTCAAGAAAAGATAGACGCAGCCAAAGCAGCGCGTGACAAGGAAGACAACGACGCAGCAGTGATCCAACAGGCCACCGAGGAACTCTCGGCTGAGCTCCAGAAGATCGGCCAGCATGTCCAACAAGAATCTGCAAACGCAGAGGCGCAAAGCCAGCCAAAAGCAGACAGCGATCAATCAAAAACCGATGAGAATGTTCGCGACGCCGAGTACGAAGAAAACGCCGACGAGAATAAGAGTGAAGATAATGATTCGAACGAAGAATCAAAAGGAGAGAGTGAACAAAAAGACAAATAA
- the rpsK gene encoding 30S ribosomal protein S11, which yields MGKKRIAQKSGDGKNKKAKAGGVQAPRKKLDVGRLHVEATYNNTKVHLSDTKGNVICWSSSGSLGFNGARKGTPYAAAKVGEQIGEIARQMGVKDVNVAITGVGSGRESAVRGFVSKGINLLGIEDLTPVPHNGPRPPKARRV from the coding sequence ATGGGAAAGAAAAGAATCGCACAAAAATCAGGAGACGGAAAAAACAAAAAAGCCAAAGCTGGTGGTGTTCAAGCTCCACGCAAAAAGCTGGATGTCGGCCGCTTGCATGTTGAAGCAACGTACAACAACACAAAAGTTCACCTAAGCGATACAAAAGGCAATGTGATCTGCTGGTCATCATCTGGATCACTCGGTTTTAACGGAGCCCGCAAGGGAACACCGTATGCTGCAGCAAAAGTAGGCGAACAGATCGGTGAGATCGCCCGTCAAATGGGCGTAAAAGACGTAAATGTGGCCATCACAGGCGTTGGTTCAGGTCGAGAATCAGCGGTGCGCGGTTTTGTTTCAAAGGGCATTAATTTGTTAGGGATCGAAGATCTTACACCGGTACCGCACAATGGTCCGCGCCCGCCGAAAGCACGGAGAGTTTAA
- the trpS gene encoding tryptophan--tRNA ligase, protein MSTDSKKILVSGVKPTARPHVGNYLGAMKQFVDMQNEYDTRIFIADYHALTTIRDAETLREMSFNIAVDYLAIGLDPKTTRIYKQSDIPSHTELAVILSNIVPASYLTRAHAYKDAEQKGKEINAGTLYYPILMAADIIMYDADVVPVGSDQKQHVEYARDFAEKFNTVYGDTFRIPEPYILEETKTVPGTDGRKMSKSYNNYIGLFASDEEIEKGIMSIPTDSQPLESPKTNYENDTLYQLHTHFTTGSELDKVNEGYREGGLGYKESKEILIKSLKEFIDPLRRKREVVANDTDHVFSVLDEGARAAQGEATEKMNEVRTKIGLTS, encoded by the coding sequence ATGTCTACAGACTCTAAAAAAATCCTTGTCTCCGGAGTGAAGCCGACCGCACGACCGCATGTCGGTAACTACCTTGGCGCAATGAAGCAATTTGTCGATATGCAAAACGAGTATGACACCCGCATTTTCATTGCTGACTATCATGCACTGACAACTATTCGTGACGCAGAAACGCTTCGTGAGATGAGTTTTAACATCGCTGTCGACTATCTTGCTATCGGTCTTGACCCGAAGACAACACGTATTTATAAACAGTCCGATATACCAAGCCACACTGAACTGGCAGTTATACTTTCAAACATAGTTCCAGCCTCGTACCTGACCCGTGCTCACGCATATAAAGACGCTGAGCAGAAAGGCAAGGAGATTAATGCCGGCACACTTTACTATCCGATCCTCATGGCCGCGGATATCATTATGTATGACGCAGACGTGGTTCCGGTCGGCTCTGACCAAAAACAGCACGTTGAGTATGCCCGCGACTTCGCCGAAAAATTTAACACTGTCTATGGTGATACCTTTCGTATTCCTGAACCGTATATTCTCGAGGAAACAAAAACCGTGCCCGGTACTGACGGACGAAAAATGAGTAAAAGCTATAACAACTATATAGGACTTTTCGCCAGTGACGAGGAAATAGAGAAAGGGATAATGAGTATACCAACTGATTCTCAGCCGCTCGAGAGCCCCAAGACAAACTACGAGAATGATACGCTCTATCAGCTTCATACTCACTTTACGACCGGTTCCGAGCTCGACAAGGTGAACGAGGGCTACCGGGAAGGCGGGCTTGGCTATAAAGAATCCAAAGAGATACTTATTAAAAGCCTCAAGGAATTCATCGACCCGCTTCGCCGGAAACGAGAGGTTGTCGCGAACGATACAGACCATGTCTTCTCCGTACTTGACGAAGGGGCACGAGCTGCACAAGGAGAAGCGACTGAGAAGATGAACGAAGTACGCACAAAGATCGGTCTTACTTCTTGA
- a CDS encoding DNA-directed RNA polymerase subunit alpha: MSDQTIVLPSKPKTVSEDNIFGQYEINGLYPGYGHTLGNSLRRIILSSLPGTSITTVKIDGVNNEFSSVEGIREDVITVLLNLKNIRIQMDTDEPQTLKLRAKGDKTVTAGDIETTGQTTITNPELEIAHLTGKNASLDMEMVVERGLGYVAKEEFEGNDREIGVIKLDAVFTPIKRVRYEVEDMRVGDRTDYNRLRLFIETDGTIEPREALDRSIATMIQQMQALTGENGSDEPQEATLEYTPSESSGETASEIEQDESGEDETEFLKTRIDDLNLSQRTLNALAEANIRTVGGLARKREADIQDIDGIGDKGIQEIKDLLSTKGIELKE, from the coding sequence ATGTCAGATCAAACTATCGTTTTACCTTCGAAGCCAAAGACCGTATCTGAAGACAACATCTTCGGGCAATACGAGATCAATGGACTCTACCCCGGCTACGGCCACACCCTCGGAAACTCACTTCGACGGATCATACTTTCATCATTGCCAGGCACGTCTATTACCACCGTTAAGATCGACGGCGTAAACAATGAATTTTCTTCCGTTGAAGGAATACGTGAAGATGTTATTACAGTTCTCCTGAACCTGAAGAATATTCGTATTCAGATGGATACAGATGAGCCACAAACACTCAAACTTAGAGCTAAAGGCGACAAGACAGTTACCGCCGGTGACATTGAAACAACCGGTCAAACAACTATCACTAACCCTGAGCTTGAGATCGCTCACCTGACCGGCAAGAACGCCTCACTCGACATGGAAATGGTTGTTGAGCGGGGGCTTGGATACGTAGCAAAGGAGGAATTTGAAGGCAATGACCGTGAGATCGGTGTAATTAAACTCGACGCGGTTTTCACACCGATCAAGCGCGTACGCTATGAAGTTGAAGATATGCGTGTCGGGGACAGAACTGACTACAACCGACTTCGTCTCTTTATTGAAACCGACGGTACGATCGAGCCGCGCGAGGCTCTCGATCGCTCGATCGCTACAATGATCCAGCAGATGCAGGCCTTGACCGGCGAAAACGGATCAGACGAGCCTCAAGAAGCAACTCTTGAATACACACCCTCTGAATCATCAGGTGAAACAGCTTCTGAGATAGAACAAGACGAATCAGGCGAGGACGAAACAGAGTTCTTGAAAACCCGCATCGACGATCTAAACCTTTCACAGCGCACCCTCAACGCACTTGCTGAAGCAAACATACGAACGGTTGGCGGACTTGCGCGAAAGCGTGAAGCTGACATACAGGACATCGACGGCATCGGCGACAAGGGGATTCAGGAGATCAAGGATCTTTTAAGCACTAAGGGCATTGAACTGAAAGAGTAA
- the rpsD gene encoding 30S ribosomal protein S4, translating into MKIGPKYKIARRLGAAVFDKTQTQKYDLALQKKGQQRRTGRRPKQLSQYGVQLREKQKARYSYLVPEKQFANYVKAAMSTNAGTPADQLYQRLEMRLDNVAHRLGLAPTKTAARQLVSHGHVHVNGRRNNIASHGVSVGDVISIREQSKNTKLFDNLKERLENYNPPAWLSFDENSLTGKVEGRPQLKGADLLFDIQAILEFYSR; encoded by the coding sequence ATGAAAATTGGACCAAAATATAAGATCGCACGGCGACTCGGAGCAGCTGTGTTCGACAAGACACAGACACAGAAATACGACCTTGCGCTTCAAAAAAAGGGGCAGCAACGTCGTACCGGAAGACGACCAAAACAATTGTCTCAGTATGGTGTTCAGCTGCGAGAGAAGCAGAAGGCTCGTTACTCCTACCTTGTGCCTGAAAAGCAGTTTGCAAACTATGTAAAAGCAGCCATGAGCACGAACGCCGGCACGCCGGCAGACCAACTCTACCAGCGCCTCGAGATGCGCTTAGACAACGTAGCGCACCGTCTTGGTCTTGCTCCGACCAAAACAGCGGCTCGCCAGCTCGTGAGTCACGGCCATGTACACGTGAACGGTCGACGAAACAACATCGCGTCGCACGGTGTATCCGTCGGTGACGTAATATCAATACGAGAGCAGAGCAAGAACACGAAATTATTTGATAACCTCAAAGAAAGATTAGAGAATTATAACCCGCCAGCATGGCTTTCATTTGATGAAAATTCACTTACCGGGAAAGTGGAAGGGAGACCGCAACTAAAAGGCGCCGACCTTCTGTTCGATATCCAAGCAATCCTTGAGTTTTATAGCCGTTAA
- the dnaJ gene encoding molecular chaperone DnaJ, with amino-acid sequence MAEKNYYQILGVEKKASKDEIKKAFRKLAQKYHPDKKGGDEKKFKEINEAYNILADDKKRAEYDSYGRVFSGSGGGGASQGGGFGGFDFSDFAQQFGGAQGGQGFEEYDLGDIFGEFFGGGARRGRTRRGNDIAIDVELDFSESVFGTTRTVQLKKTSNCENCQGTGAEAGSGTETCSTCNGKGQVQEVKRSFMGTFQTNRTCEICRGSGQVPKTKCKSCSGEGVTRKEEKVSITIPAGIEDGQMIRMTGGGEAVAGGQPGDLYIKVHVRAHSTFTKQGRDLYMPLSVKLSDALLGATYRIDTLDGTIDLKIPQGVTHGELLRIKGKGVPVGNNPSASASKRGDILVKVQIQLPQKLSREAKKAVEKLKEEGI; translated from the coding sequence ATGGCAGAAAAAAATTATTACCAAATACTCGGTGTCGAGAAAAAAGCCTCAAAGGATGAGATAAAAAAGGCTTTTCGAAAGTTGGCTCAAAAATACCATCCGGACAAGAAAGGTGGGGATGAGAAAAAATTTAAGGAAATAAACGAAGCATACAACATCCTTGCCGATGATAAAAAACGTGCTGAATACGATTCATACGGCCGGGTGTTTAGCGGTAGCGGTGGTGGCGGAGCCAGTCAAGGTGGTGGATTTGGCGGCTTCGATTTTAGTGACTTCGCACAGCAATTTGGTGGCGCTCAGGGCGGCCAAGGTTTCGAGGAGTATGATCTCGGTGACATATTTGGTGAGTTTTTCGGAGGTGGCGCTCGACGCGGACGCACTCGTCGTGGGAACGACATCGCTATTGATGTAGAACTTGATTTCAGTGAATCTGTTTTTGGCACAACACGAACTGTCCAACTCAAGAAAACGTCAAACTGTGAAAACTGTCAGGGTACCGGCGCAGAGGCGGGAAGCGGTACCGAAACCTGCTCAACGTGTAACGGGAAAGGACAGGTTCAGGAAGTTAAACGCTCTTTCATGGGTACGTTCCAGACAAACCGAACATGCGAGATTTGTCGTGGTAGCGGTCAGGTCCCAAAAACAAAATGCAAAAGCTGTTCCGGAGAAGGAGTTACCCGGAAAGAAGAAAAGGTAAGCATTACAATTCCTGCAGGCATAGAAGACGGTCAGATGATCCGCATGACCGGCGGCGGGGAAGCAGTTGCCGGCGGACAGCCGGGTGATCTTTACATTAAAGTACATGTCCGAGCTCATTCCACATTTACAAAGCAAGGTCGTGATCTTTATATGCCGCTCAGTGTTAAACTTTCTGACGCTCTTCTTGGTGCAACCTACCGGATCGATACACTAGACGGCACAATTGATCTAAAAATACCTCAAGGGGTAACACATGGTGAATTGCTACGTATCAAAGGCAAAGGAGTGCCGGTAGGAAACAACCCTTCCGCTTCGGCGAGCAAGCGTGGTGATATTCTGGTCAAAGTACAGATACAGCTTCCACAAAAGCTTTCTCGGGAAGCAAAGAAAGCTGTTGAAAAACTAAAAGAAGAAGGGATTTGA
- a CDS encoding HAMP domain-containing sensor histidine kinase, whose amino-acid sequence MSDKASQESNSPISDLLSRIFQFRLTIIAETMTLFILLVIISQTLFLEHVEDVILTIIVFSFASFVGAFLVYSVRALDTQRDESVKLAEYLRNANIQLRQIDKMKSEFVYLATHQIRTPLTSIRGYLSMILEGDYGRVPERLESPIHMAFVSSKEMVDTIEYFLNVTRIERGQLDYDMELFDMRRLVESTANQMRPIIERAGLNMHLDIDEHNDYTVKGDADKLRQVITNLIDNGIQYTKEGSVSIHLWKYDEKVRIEVKDTGVGLSKKDKEHVFMKFGRADDAEKYNVFGVGLGLYISKRVISDHEGTLLASSLGRGKGTTFVVELKAISTKQEHPKENKENREMSKI is encoded by the coding sequence ATGTCAGATAAAGCCTCACAGGAATCAAACTCACCGATCTCCGACCTTCTATCGCGTATTTTCCAGTTTCGTCTTACGATCATTGCGGAGACAATGACCTTATTCATCCTTTTGGTCATCATTAGTCAGACGCTTTTTCTCGAACACGTTGAAGATGTTATTCTCACGATCATTGTTTTTTCTTTCGCTTCATTTGTTGGTGCCTTTTTGGTTTACAGTGTTCGCGCACTAGACACCCAGCGAGATGAGAGTGTAAAGCTTGCTGAATATCTTCGAAACGCCAACATCCAGTTGCGTCAGATCGATAAAATGAAATCAGAATTTGTCTACTTGGCCACACACCAGATCCGGACACCACTCACATCTATACGAGGATATCTTTCAATGATACTAGAAGGCGACTACGGTCGAGTACCGGAACGCCTTGAATCACCTATACACATGGCTTTTGTCTCAAGTAAAGAGATGGTGGACACCATAGAGTATTTCTTAAATGTTACCCGTATCGAACGCGGTCAACTTGATTACGATATGGAACTATTCGATATGAGAAGACTTGTTGAATCTACCGCAAATCAAATGAGGCCGATCATTGAACGAGCGGGTCTCAACATGCACCTCGATATAGACGAGCACAATGACTACACAGTCAAGGGTGACGCTGACAAACTTCGCCAGGTAATAACCAATCTGATCGACAACGGCATTCAATACACAAAAGAAGGGTCGGTCAGTATCCATCTTTGGAAATACGACGAAAAAGTACGCATTGAAGTAAAGGACACCGGCGTAGGGCTGAGCAAGAAGGACAAGGAACACGTCTTCATGAAGTTCGGGCGAGCGGATGATGCGGAAAAATATAACGTATTCGGTGTCGGACTCGGTCTCTATATTTCAAAACGGGTCATTAGCGATCACGAAGGGACCCTTCTCGCGTCCTCGCTTGGTCGGGGAAAAGGGACAACCTTTGTTGTAGAGCTTAAAGCTATTTCAACAAAGCAGGAGCATCCTAAGGAGAATAAAGAAAACCGGGAAATGAGTAAGATATGA
- the rplM gene encoding 50S ribosomal protein L13, which translates to MQEHTINAQNRSLGRVASEAAKILMGKHEPSFERHEIAQVTVRIQNAAKADISSKKMDEKVYMSYSGYPGGRTDRTRRKVIEQKGYGDVFRRAVYGMLPANKLRKQIMKNLVIEE; encoded by the coding sequence ATGCAAGAACATACTATAAATGCACAGAACAGATCACTCGGCCGAGTTGCAAGCGAGGCGGCTAAAATTCTCATGGGGAAGCATGAGCCGTCTTTTGAGCGACACGAGATAGCCCAGGTAACTGTACGAATCCAGAACGCTGCAAAAGCAGATATTTCTTCAAAGAAGATGGATGAAAAAGTATACATGAGTTATTCAGGATATCCCGGAGGTCGTACAGACCGTACCCGACGCAAAGTTATCGAACAAAAAGGATACGGTGATGTTTTTCGCCGAGCGGTTTACGGCATGTTGCCGGCCAACAAGCTTCGCAAGCAAATAATGAAGAATCTCGTCATCGAAGAGTAA
- a CDS encoding nucleotide exchange factor GrpE, with translation MSTHKKHHSEDSADLDTQMDSEAFDEDIEPILDDEGDAGQAKKDKTAKLKEKLKHCEKEKQQYLDSWQREKAEFLNARKRDEEAKKQAVNFAREDVIISLLPVLDSFEMAFADTKAYNDTPEQWRIGVEQIHAQLLTALESHNVKQISPEGQPFDPAYHEAVDQTLVHEKEKDNTIVEVVQKGYSMNDRVIRSAKVKVGAHTDTSSEKRDEA, from the coding sequence ATGAGCACACACAAGAAACATCATTCAGAAGATAGCGCAGACCTTGATACGCAAATGGATAGTGAGGCGTTTGATGAAGATATCGAACCGATCCTCGACGATGAAGGAGACGCCGGGCAAGCAAAGAAAGACAAGACAGCCAAACTTAAAGAAAAGCTAAAGCATTGTGAGAAAGAAAAGCAGCAGTATCTTGATTCATGGCAACGCGAGAAAGCTGAATTTCTCAATGCCCGAAAGCGCGATGAGGAAGCCAAGAAACAGGCGGTCAATTTTGCCCGCGAGGATGTGATCATCTCGCTTTTACCGGTGCTCGATAGTTTTGAAATGGCTTTTGCAGACACAAAAGCCTACAACGATACACCGGAGCAGTGGCGCATCGGTGTAGAACAGATCCACGCGCAACTCCTTACCGCGCTCGAGTCACACAACGTAAAGCAGATAAGCCCGGAAGGTCAACCGTTTGACCCTGCATACCATGAAGCCGTGGACCAAACACTTGTACACGAGAAAGAAAAAGACAATACGATAGTAGAAGTGGTTCAAAAAGGCTATTCAATGAACGACCGAGTTATTCGGTCTGCCAAAGTAAAAGTTGGGGCTCATACAGATACCTCGAGCGAAAAAAGAGACGAAGCATAA
- the rpsM gene encoding 30S ribosomal protein S13, with protein MRILGITIPDNKRLEIGLTALYGVGYSRASDILENAGIEPGKKPTDLTSDQENKIREQLEQFTLEGDLKREVGGNIKRLKDVQSYRGARHTHGLPSRGQRTKTNSRTRRGNVRKTMGTGRRAAEKK; from the coding sequence ATGAGAATCCTCGGTATAACCATTCCAGACAATAAGCGACTCGAGATCGGTTTGACCGCGCTTTACGGCGTTGGTTATTCTCGTGCCAGCGATATTCTTGAAAACGCAGGCATCGAGCCCGGTAAAAAGCCGACTGACCTGACTTCGGATCAAGAAAACAAGATCCGCGAACAGCTTGAGCAATTTACTCTGGAAGGTGACCTTAAGCGAGAAGTTGGCGGAAACATCAAGCGACTGAAGGATGTTCAGAGTTACCGCGGAGCGCGCCACACACACGGACTTCCATCACGCGGCCAACGGACAAAGACCAACTCACGCACACGTCGAGGAAACGTACGAAAAACCATGGGTACCGGACGACGAGCCGCAGAGAAGAAATAG
- the infA gene encoding translation initiation factor IF-1, translating into MAKNAQQKEEVTGLVTEALPNAMFRVERDDTKEEMLAFLAGKMRLYRIKVLIGDKVKMQLDPYGGKARITQRL; encoded by the coding sequence ATGGCAAAAAATGCACAGCAAAAAGAAGAAGTAACTGGTCTCGTGACCGAAGCTCTACCCAACGCAATGTTTCGTGTTGAACGCGATGACACGAAAGAAGAGATGCTTGCATTTCTAGCGGGAAAGATGCGACTGTATCGTATCAAGGTATTGATCGGTGATAAAGTAAAAATGCAGCTTGATCCGTATGGCGGAAAAGCACGCATTACGCAACGACTGTAG
- the rpsI gene encoding 30S ribosomal protein S9, producing MPSKATAKDAYYEAVGRRKTSVARVRLYPNHPGKEFTVNTRDKKDYFPTPELDQVVTQALTETDLADTFAVSVIVSGGGIHSQAEAVRHGIARALEEYDEELRTTLKKAGYFKRDPRTKERKKFGLKKARKAPQWSKR from the coding sequence ATGCCATCAAAAGCAACAGCTAAAGACGCCTACTACGAAGCCGTTGGTCGCCGAAAGACATCGGTCGCCCGTGTTCGTTTGTACCCAAACCATCCGGGCAAGGAATTTACCGTAAATACTCGGGATAAAAAAGATTATTTTCCTACACCTGAACTCGACCAAGTCGTCACCCAGGCACTTACCGAAACTGATCTTGCTGACACTTTTGCCGTAAGTGTTATTGTAAGCGGTGGAGGTATTCACTCACAGGCGGAAGCAGTACGACACGGTATTGCTCGAGCACTTGAGGAATACGATGAAGAGCTTCGTACCACTTTGAAAAAAGCCGGATACTTCAAGCGAGATCCGCGCACCAAAGAACGTAAGAAGTTCGGTCTCAAGAAAGCACGCAAGGCCCCGCAGTGGAGCAAACGATAG
- the rplQ gene encoding 50S ribosomal protein L17 yields the protein MRHHKTHRTLGRVSRQRKALLCSLARSLVLHDRIQTTEAKAKELRPFAEKLLTEAKKNTQASIRRVENKIGPDARVKLCGELASRYQEREGGYTRIVKLPYRKSDSASLAIIEFVE from the coding sequence ATGAGACACCACAAAACACATCGAACTCTTGGACGAGTTTCACGACAACGCAAAGCTTTGCTGTGCTCTCTTGCTCGATCACTGGTTTTACACGACCGAATCCAAACAACTGAAGCAAAGGCGAAAGAACTTCGTCCATTTGCAGAGAAACTCCTCACCGAGGCAAAGAAGAACACCCAGGCATCGATTCGCCGAGTTGAGAACAAGATCGGACCGGATGCGCGTGTAAAGCTTTGTGGCGAGCTCGCGTCTCGCTATCAAGAGAGAGAAGGGGGTTATACGCGGATCGTGAAGCTTCCATACCGAAAGTCAGACTCGGCCAGCCTTGCAATCATTGAGTTCGTCGAGTAG